One window of the Cryptococcus gattii WM276 chromosome E, complete sequence genome contains the following:
- a CDS encoding prolidase, putative (Similar to TIGR gene model, INSD accession AAW43586.1), translated as MAQKYPGRAHALKLIHELVKLIPDHERGKLHGIFLQGSPTLFRDDTDHEHPFHQEANFNYLSGIIHPKCSLAVFFSLPSTPSSSSVIEHHLFIPAADPAETMWSVAPPTLEVAKQVYDSDNITFSNNLPGVLVSAVKSGNGEVVLHVLPRTMEYPALPEVIDQIPGLRFESSYLFEALHIARLTKDEYEIDLIRQANRISSAAHEVVMRELGRFASTREKGGRDLKERTGKEAVREWEIESERDAEAVFVATCKRMGATDQAYMPIVASGTRSSTLHYVCNDRLFPSLPRKQGDVSFTHEVSRGCCGSDHNQPISSLLHNDAFLPQLLLIDAGCEWKGYASDITRTMPIGNGGKFTKEGGEIYELVLRMQKECEELVKPGVHWDTIHLHAHKVLIDGLLSLGIFTGSPEDILQSGITAAFFPHGLGHSIGLDTHDSLQYLRLVHKDLPPTTSSTPSKLYKYLRIRLPLTLNMVLTVEPGCYFAPQLMEEHGVWTSEFVVKDKLKEYVGIGGVRIEDVIVVREQGVENLTTVGREREWVEAVCSGTL; from the exons ATGGCACAAAAGTACCCCGGTAGGGCCCATGCTCTCAAGCTGATTCATGAGCTTGTCAAACTGATCCCCGACCACGAACGTGGCAAG CTACATGGGATCTTTTTGCAGGGATCTCCTACTCTCTTCAGAGACGATACCGACCATGAACATCCCTTTC ACCAAGAAGCCAACTTCAACTATCTTTCTGGAATCATTCACCCCAAATGCTCCCTCGCTGTattcttctctctcccttccacgccttcttcgtcttcgGTGATCGAGCACCATCTTTTCATCCCGGCAGCTGACCCTGCCGAGACTATGTGGTCGGTCGCTCCTCCAACACTGGAAGTGGCCAAACAAGTGTACGACAGCGATAACATCACGTTTTCCAACAATTTGCCCGGCGTATTAGTGTCCGCTGTTAAGAGTGGCAATGGCGAGGTGGTACTCCATGTGCTTCCTAGGACTATGGAGTACCCGGCTTTGCCGGAAGTTATTGACCAGATTCCTGGTCTTCGATTCGAATCGTCATATCTGTTCGAAGCCCTTCACATTGCTCGTCTCACAAAGGACGAATATGAAATTGATTTGATTCGCCAGGCCAATCGAATTTCAAGTGCCGCTCATGAGGTTGTGATGCGCGAATTAGGAAGGTTCGCATCAACCAGAGAAAAAGGCGGAAGAGATTTGAAAGAGAGGACTGGCAAGGAAGCAGTGAGGGAATGGGAGATTGAGAGCGAGAGGGATGCTGAGGCTGTCTTTGTGGCCACATGCAAGCGTATGGG GGCAACAGACCAGGCTTATATGCCTATCGTGGCAAGCGGCACTCGGTCCAGTACACTCCATTATGT CTGCAATGACCGTCTCTTCCCATCTCTTCCCCGTAAGCAAGGAGACGTCTCCTTCACCCATGAGGTATCTCGTGGTTGCTGTGGCAGTGATCATAATCAACCCATTTCTTCCCTTTTGCATAACGATGCTTTCCTTCCGCAATTGCTCTTGATTGATGCGGGATGTGAATGGAAGGGATATGCTTCGGATATTACGAGAACAATGCCCATTGGGAATGGCGGCAAGTTCACAAAGGAGGGTGGTGAAATCTACGAATTGGTTTTGAGGATGCAAAAG GAATGTGAAGAGCTGGTTAAACCGGGAGTTCACTGGGACACCATCCACCTCCATGCACACAAGGTGTTAATCGATGGCTTACTCTCTCTTGGCATCTTCACCGGATCTCCAGAAGACATCCTTCAAAGCGGTATCACTGCCGCCTTCTTCCCTCATGGGCTTGGTCACTCTATCGGTCTCGATACCCACGATTCTCTGCAGTATCTCCGTCTTGTTCACAAAGACCTCCCGCCAACAACATCTTCCACTCCGTCAAAGCTCTACAAATACCTTCGTATCCGCTTACCTCTGACACTCAACATGGTTCTCACGGTTGAACCAGGCTGTTATTTTGCCCCTCAACTTATGGAAGAGCATGGCGTCTGGACAAGCGAGTTTGTGGTCAAGGACAAATTGAAAGAATATGTAGGCATTGGAGGGGTCAGAATCGAAGATGTCATTGTCGTCAGGGAGCAGGGAGTAGAGAACCTGACCACCGttggaagagagagagagtGGGTCGAAGCGGTTTGCTCTGGAACTCTTTGA
- a CDS encoding Vacuolar membrane ATPase subunit a (Similar to TIGR gene model, INSD accession AAW43588.1) — MAGAMERAKRDLPKIRDEERETMFGTVFSVSGPVVIGENMRGCAMYELVRVGHDELVGEVIRIEADRATIQVYEETSGVTVGDPVLRTGKPLSVELGPGLMTNIYDGIQRPLKAIQEKSQSIYIPRGINTESLSREIKWDFNPANLNVGDHIAGGDIFGSVYENSLVDNHRIMLPPRAMGTITRIAEKGSYTVEDVVLETEFQGKTTQHTMMQLWPVRAPRPVAEKESATYPLFTGQRVLDALFPCVQGGTTAIPGAFGCGKTVISQALSKFSNSDIIIYVGCGERGNEMAEVLADFPELTLERNGREEPIMKRTALVANTSNMPVAAREASIYTGITLSEYFRDQGNNVAMMADSTSRWAEALREISGRLAEMPADSGYPAYLGAKLAGFYERAGKVSCLGSPSRYGTVSIVGAVSPPGGDFSDPVTSATLGIVQVFWGLSKSLAQRKHFPSVDWNLSYSKYLKILDPHYEKNNPGFIDLRTKVKEILQKEQDLAEIVQLVGKSALGESDKITLEVARMLKDDFLQQNGISEYDRYCPFYKTSGMLKNFVAFYDGSQRAIETNDMTFAQVRDATSDIMFKLSQMKFESPNTQSEEEIQAKFDALHNEIGETFRRLQE, encoded by the exons ATG GCAGGCGCAATGGAACGCGCAAAGCGCGATCTCCCCAAG ATCCGTGATGAGGAGCGCGAGACCATGTTCGGCACCGTCTTCTC GGTGTCAGGTCCTGTCGTTATTGGTGAGAACATGCGAGGTTGCGCGATGTATGAATTAGTCCGAGTCGGTCATGACGAGCTTGTCGGAG AGGTCATCCGAATTGAGGCTGATCGCGCGACCATTCAAGTATACGAGGAGACTTCTGGTGTGACTGTTGGTGATCCTGTGTTGAGGACGGGAAAGCCATTGTCTGTTGAACTTGGTCCCGGTCTCATGACCAATATTTACGA CGGTATTCAGCGACCTCTCAAGGCTATTCAGGAGAAATCTCAAAGTATCTATATCCCTC GTGGTATCAACACCGAATCCCTCAGCCGAGAGATCAAATGGGACTTTAACCCTGCTAACCTCAACGTCGGGGACCACATTGCTGGCGGTGATATCTTTGGTAGCGTCTACGAAAACTCTTTGGTGGATAACCACAGGATTATGTTACCACCTAGGGCTATGGGTACTATCACCAGGATCGCTGAGAAGGGTAGCTACACTGTCGAG GACGTCGTGCTTGAAACCGAGTTCCAGGGCAAGACTACCCAACACACAATGATGCAGCTTTGGCCCGTGCGAGCCCCTCGACCAGTCGCTGAAAAGGAGAGCGCTACCTACCCGCTGTTTACTGGTCAGCGAGTCTTAGATGCTCTTTTCCCCTGTGTTCAGGGTGGTACTACTGCCATTCCTGGTGCTTTCGGCTG TGGTAAGACAGTTATT AGTCAAGCGTTATCCAAGTTCTCCAACTCTGATATCATCATCTATGTCGGTTGCGGTGAACGCGGTAATG AAATGGCCGAAGTTTTGGCTGAT TTCCCTGAGCTTACTCTTGAGCGTAACGGTCGAGAAGAACCTATCATGAAGCGTACCGCACTTGTTGCCAACACCTCCAACATGCCTGTCGCTGCGCGAGAAGCCTCCATTTACACCGGTATCACCCTTTCTGAATACTTCCGTGACCAGGGCAACAATGTCGCCATGATGGCCGACTCCACTTCTCGATGGGCTGAAGCTCTTCGAGAAATCTCTGGTCGTCTTGCTGAAATGCCCGCCGACTCTGGTTACCCTGCGTACCTTGGTGCCAAACTCGCTGGTTTCTACGAGCGAGCGGGCAAGGTTTCCTGTTTGGGTAGCCCTTCCAGATACGGTACAGTCTCCATTGTCGGAGCTGTATCTCCCCCCGGTGGTGACTTCTCCGACCCCGTTACGAGTGCCACCCTCGGTATCGTGCAAGTGTTCTGGGGTCTTTCCAAGTCTCTCGCTCAAAGGAAGCATTTCCCATCCGTCGACTGGAACCTTTCCTACTCTAAATACCTCAAGATCCTCGATCCTCATTACGAGAAGAACAATCCTGGTTTCATCGATCTTAGGACCAAGGTCAAGGAGATTTTACAAAAGGAGCAGGATTTGGCGGAGATTGTGCAGCTGGTCGGAAAGAGTGCTTTGGGAGAGAGCGATAAGATTACTCTAGAAGTGGCCAGAATGCTCAAG GATGACTTCCTTCAGCAAAATGGTATCTCTGAATACGATCGATACTGTCCGTTCTACAAGACGTCTGGGATGCTCAAGAACTTTGTGGCCTTCTACGACGGATCTCAACGAGCGATCGAGACTAATGATATGACTTTTGCTCAG GTTCGCGACGCTACTTCTGACATCATGTTCAAACTCTCTCAGATGAAGTTTGAATCGCCCAACACACAGAGCGAGGAGGAAATTCAGGCTAAATTCGACGCCTTGCACAATGAGATTGGCGAGACTTTCAGGAGATTGCAAGAGTAA
- a CDS encoding mitochondrion protein, putative (Similar to TIGR gene model, INSD accession AAW43590.1) has product MPPRSIHSIPLSITRPATHLRLRPSYRSLPRTTPVTLLPPRFISRPISIQAPGPISDPDRRDTESDPPIITQPPLASGSGIHSDPTSSNLSAATSLPAPPERPNFTPRYLQHPFDTHAFVSYLEKNGLDRETSRALMESVKDMIITRGKRTRDTMVGKEEAENAAYLFNAALSELRTELSVQTRNDGLALKAMAVAIRREVEQLEQKMQEDIQTLKHDIEMDMNNRKAETRTEIKGFDINIEEINNKFTISLGDLRTEIESVKWDATRRAISVIILIVVVTIGSVTFMTADPAPNAKIQPEVKPPTSTMKDMGVGTDDDFIEDVGTYTEQRLEKLLQEQGMDIEKLKKKKEGKKGKEDLFIDRI; this is encoded by the exons ATGCCCCCCAGAAGCATACACTCCATACCCCTCTCCATCACGCGCCCCGCCACCCATCTCCGCCTCCGTCCTTCCTACCGCTCGCTTCCAAGAACCACGCCGGTAACGCTCCTTCCGCCTCGTTTCATCTCACGGCCGATCAGCATACAAGCACCAGGCCCAATATCCGATCCAGACAGACGCGATACCGAAAGCGATCCTCCGATAATAACTCAGCCACCATTAGCTTCCGGTTCTGGCATTCATAGTGATCCCACCTCTTCAAATCTAAGCGCCGCCACCTCTCTGCCCGCCCCACCGGAAAGACCCAACTTTACCCCTCGCTATTTGCAGCATCCTTTTGATACCCATGCCTTTGTGAGCTATCTAGAGAAAAATGGTCTAGACAGAGAAACTTCAAGAGCATTGATGGAGAGCGTCAAGGATATGATTATAACGAGGGGGAAACGAACACGAgataccatggtaggcAAAGAGGAGGCGGAGAAT GCTGCATATTTGTTCAACGCAGCTTTATCTGAGCTTCGAACTGAACTAAGCGTCCAAACACGGAATGACGGTCTGGCTCTGAAGGCCATGGCCGTGGCTATCAGACGGGAAGTAGAGCAGTTGGAGCAAAAGATGCAGGAGGATATACAGACTCTCAAACACGA TATTGAGATGGACATGAATAATCGTAAAGCTGAGACGAGGACAGAAATCAAGGGCTTTGATATCAACATCGAG GAAATTAACAACAAATTCACGATCTCATTAGGTGATTTGCGGACAGAAATTGAGAGTGTAAAATGGGACGCCACCCGTAGAGCTATCT CTGTAATTATCCTCATCGTCGTTGTTACCATTGGTTCCGTGACATTCATGACTGCCGACCCGGCGCCGAATGCCAAAATCCAACCAGAGGTCAAACCACCTACTTCGACCATGAAAGACATGGGTGTCGGTACCGATGATGATTTCATAGAAGATGTCGGGACATATACCGAGCAGCGCCTGGAGAAGTTATTGCAAGAACAAGGGATGGACATTGAAAAGCtcaaaaagaaaaaggagggcaaaaagggaaaagaagactTGTTTATTGATA